The genomic interval CCATCCCGTGATGGACCCATATGTGAACGACATGATAGATCCCACCAGCAAAACGCTGGCAGCCGTTCATTACGTGAATCGTTACATCGTCACTGAGCACTGTTACTCCTGTCATGTCAGTTACGGGCTCCACGGCACCTTGCGGGCGAAAATGGAAGGATTAAAAGACGTATATCGATTCTATACGGCAACCTGGGAGACACCTATTACACTCTCTGTACCGTATTCCAACTGGAATTGTTTGCAATGCCATCAGGGCGCCAAGAAGTACGAGGAGTTGGCTATTCATGTCGCATTCCGAAGTGATATAGCGTCCGATGAAGTCTCCTGCAACCTCTGCCACGGGCCCACACATCCTACGCAGTTAACCGCACAGCGAAAGAAGGAAGGTGAATGAACCAGGTGTTTTCAAAAATTTCGGCCGATCGGTATAAGCGATCTGCTCTGATCGTGGCTCAAATCCTGACCATTTCGGCCACGATTATGGCGATCGCCGTCTTCGTCATGGTCGGTCCGATGATCGTGACCATTTTCATGTTGGTAGCTCAAGGGTTCATCATGCTCTCGATTCTCATATGCCTCGTGGTCGTGGTCACGACACCCGAGCGAGAGCTTATTAAAGAGCATTTCGCGCGAGGAGCCATCATCTTCCGAAAAGGGGAGATCGCGGATAAGGTCTATGTAATCGAGAATGGGCAAGTGGAGGCGGTGGAGGACGAGCCAGGGAAGCAGGAAAAGGTGATCAGAAACATGGGGCCTGGAGATCACTTTGGCGAGATAGCCCTCATCCGACGGATGCCAAGGACGCTGACGGTCCGGGCGGCGACCGACGTCGACGTCCTCGCCATTAAAGCGGGAGCTTTCGCCTCGCTCTTCGCGCACATACCTGTGCTCAGGGACAGCTTTGCGCAACTGGTGGAGCAGCGCCTAGAAAC from Candidatus Methylomirabilota bacterium carries:
- a CDS encoding NapC/NirT family cytochrome c, translating into MPQVQIPHGVPPHQSITAVELANYLGIGLSIVVLALVLYTVIYHRDRLLEPAAKWLHLVGLAILPLFIWFLGNFVAIEGAKKVAFCGSCHPVMDPYVNDMIDPTSKTLAAVHYVNRYIVTEHCYSCHVSYGLHGTLRAKMEGLKDVYRFYTATWETPITLSVPYSNWNCLQCHQGAKKYEELAIHVAFRSDIASDEVSCNLCHGPTHPTQLTAQRKKEGE
- a CDS encoding cyclic nucleotide-binding domain-containing protein gives rise to the protein MNQVFSKISADRYKRSALIVAQILTISATIMAIAVFVMVGPMIVTIFMLVAQGFIMLSILICLVVVVTTPERELIKEHFARGAIIFRKGEIADKVYVIENGQVEAVEDEPGKQEKVIRNMGPGDHFGEIALIRRMPRTLTVRAATDVDVLAIKAGAFASLFAHIPVLRDSFAQLVEQRLETTKQDVQRSQQQGESP